Proteins encoded by one window of Rubrobacter indicoceani:
- a CDS encoding CbtB domain-containing protein: MQKATQGNVGRFGEARIPAWGWFLPGIVLLIVFAVLYDNGALLAPLVGESAYANNYLHEVFHDGRHLLGVPCH, translated from the coding sequence ATGCAGAAGGCTACGCAAGGCAACGTCGGGCGTTTCGGCGAGGCAAGGATTCCGGCGTGGGGCTGGTTTTTGCCTGGCATCGTTCTGCTTATCGTCTTCGCGGTTCTCTACGACAACGGCGCGCTTCTCGCCCCGCTTGTCGGGGAGAGCGCCTACGCGAACAACTATCTCCACGAGGTTTTCCACGACGGGCGACACCTGCTCGGCGTCCCCTGCCACTAG
- a CDS encoding CbtA family protein, with protein sequence MFFTYLRRGVLAGLVAGLIAGLFAYSVGEPAIERALLLEEGASEPDGVVSRDRQEIGLIVATVLYAGAMGGVFAVVFSWLRGRGAASDWSRSLGLASVLFSGFFFIPFVKYPSEPPGTGDMETLGLRTAAYLLCLVISLFSLLGAWYLARFLRGRGYTAPVRQVVVGGALVGVLGVLFALLPPATAVGDFPGDVLWSFRVSTVGTQVLIWGMTGVIFGLLGERAARKERRAL encoded by the coding sequence TTGTTTTTCACCTACCTGCGTCGCGGCGTGCTTGCGGGGCTTGTCGCGGGCCTCATAGCCGGGCTTTTCGCCTACTCAGTCGGCGAGCCCGCAATAGAACGCGCCCTGCTTCTGGAAGAGGGGGCCAGCGAGCCCGACGGGGTCGTGAGCCGCGACCGGCAGGAGATCGGCCTCATCGTTGCGACGGTGCTCTACGCCGGGGCGATGGGTGGGGTCTTCGCGGTGGTCTTCTCGTGGCTCCGGGGTCGGGGAGCCGCCTCCGACTGGTCGAGAAGCCTCGGGCTGGCGTCCGTGCTTTTCTCCGGGTTCTTTTTCATTCCGTTTGTCAAGTACCCTTCCGAGCCGCCGGGGACCGGCGATATGGAGACGCTCGGCCTCCGCACGGCGGCGTACCTTCTGTGTCTGGTGATCTCCCTGTTCTCGCTGCTCGGGGCGTGGTATCTGGCCCGGTTTCTGCGGGGCCGGGGTTACACCGCCCCCGTGCGACAGGTCGTTGTGGGGGGCGCGCTGGTCGGGGTGCTAGGCGTCCTGTTCGCGCTGCTGCCGCCCGCAACGGCGGTCGGGGACTTCCCGGGTGATGTGCTGTGGAGCTTCCGGGTCTCGACGGTCGGGACGCAGGTTCTGATCTGGGGGATGACGGGGGTGATCTTCGGCCTTCTCGGAGAGCGCGCCGCGAGAAAGGAACGGCGCGCGCTTTGA
- the cobN gene encoding cobaltochelatase subunit CobN, producing the protein MNGPKNRPDAGHVLFFTTADTEVLAASKAAGSLPDGFPVVLCANPVALEEPQRELPKLLDGARLALVRLLGGRKAWPEGLDLLRRECEGRGIPLLAFGGEAEPDAELTALSTAPAGVVATAFEYLRHGGVRNTGNLLRFVADTLLVEGYGFDPPAELPDFGIYHPRFATPGIEELVADHDRHRPTVGIVFYRAHWMAGNTDFIDALVREVEAAGANTLPVFAYSLRAEPDGKVPALELLAGRADCLVTTVLASGGSNASDAADHGGPEGWLEWEVPALKELGVPVIQGICTTSTRGAWLDSDAGLSPLDTAWQVAIPEFDGRIISVPFSFKETVADDSPVGAPLTVYRADPERTARVAGLAARFARLGKKPNREKRIAVMLSNYPTKHSRVGNAVGLDTPRSAVLLLDALRGAGYRVDDAPDDGDELIHSLIAAGGHDLEFLTEEQLRGATGRVDPERYAGWFSGLPGDLQSSVKRQWGEPPGELYLDEDELVVAGLRFGNVFVGIQPPRGFGENPIAIYHDPELAPTHHYLAAYWWLIEEFGADAVVHLGKHGTLEWLPGKSLGLSASCAPDAAIRDVPFFYPFVVNDPGEGTQAKRRAHATVVDHLIPPMTRAETYNDLARLEQLLDEYYQVETLDPSKLPAIEKQVWECMQGADLDKDLGVDEKPEEFGDFIGEVDGYLCEIKDLPIRGGLHVLGEAPSGEAFRHLTAAILRLGAGDVPGLRRAVAAACGLDEKRLTEDGGARMEAPPELARRFGRGKVAVTASDVLDLLELAQQALLAALEERGWDAGSAESVCRETLGFTDAGVVASLRFCAEEVVPRLLRTPDEMGNLLGGLAGGYVPAGPSGSPTRGLVNVLPTGRNFYSVDPKALPSRLAWPVGRSLAENLLARHLDEEDRYPETVGIVVWGTAAMRTQGDDIAEVLALLGVRPVWNEESLRVTGLEVVSLEELGRPRIDVTVRISGFFRDAFPNLISLMDEAFRTVAALDEPPGMNFVKKHAEQETAEGATDREATTRIFGSKPGAYGAGLLPLIDARNWRDDNDLAEVYAVWGGYAYGKGLEGREARKELEANLRRTEVAVKNIDNREHDLFDSDDYFQYHGGMIAAVRALTGRNPKSYIGDSADPASVKTRDLSEEARRVFRSRVANPKWIKAMQNHGYKGAFELSATVDYLFGYDATANVVEGWMYRDITEKYVLDEEVREFMQRSNPWALRAISERLLEAAERGLWQNPENLEALKAVYLENEGVLEETTQ; encoded by the coding sequence TTGAACGGACCGAAAAACAGACCGGACGCCGGACACGTACTCTTTTTTACGACGGCGGATACGGAGGTTCTCGCCGCCTCGAAGGCCGCGGGCTCCCTGCCCGACGGGTTTCCGGTCGTTCTGTGCGCAAACCCCGTCGCGCTGGAGGAGCCGCAGCGTGAACTGCCAAAGCTCCTCGACGGGGCCAGGCTTGCGCTGGTGCGCCTGCTCGGCGGTCGGAAGGCGTGGCCCGAAGGTCTCGACCTTCTGCGCCGCGAGTGCGAGGGACGCGGTATACCCCTCCTCGCCTTCGGCGGCGAGGCCGAGCCCGACGCGGAACTCACCGCCCTCTCGACCGCCCCGGCGGGCGTCGTCGCAACCGCTTTCGAGTACCTCCGGCACGGCGGCGTACGGAACACCGGGAACCTCCTGCGCTTCGTCGCGGATACGCTTCTAGTGGAGGGATACGGGTTTGATCCACCGGCGGAACTGCCGGACTTCGGCATTTACCACCCCCGCTTTGCAACCCCGGGCATAGAGGAACTGGTTGCCGACCACGACCGGCACAGACCGACGGTCGGGATAGTTTTCTACCGGGCGCACTGGATGGCGGGCAACACGGATTTCATAGACGCGCTCGTGCGGGAGGTCGAGGCCGCCGGGGCTAACACGCTGCCCGTCTTTGCGTACTCCCTGCGCGCCGAGCCGGACGGAAAGGTTCCGGCTCTGGAGCTTCTCGCCGGGCGAGCGGATTGTCTTGTAACGACCGTGCTCGCGAGCGGCGGGTCGAACGCCTCCGACGCCGCAGACCACGGCGGGCCGGAGGGCTGGCTTGAGTGGGAGGTCCCGGCCCTTAAAGAGCTTGGCGTCCCGGTGATACAGGGCATCTGCACGACCTCGACGCGGGGGGCGTGGCTTGACTCCGACGCGGGGCTCTCGCCGCTCGACACGGCCTGGCAGGTGGCGATACCGGAGTTCGACGGGCGCATAATCTCCGTACCGTTCTCGTTCAAGGAGACCGTTGCGGACGATTCACCCGTAGGCGCGCCGCTCACGGTCTACCGCGCGGACCCGGAGCGAACCGCCCGCGTCGCCGGGCTTGCAGCCCGGTTCGCCCGGCTCGGAAAGAAACCGAACCGGGAAAAGCGGATCGCCGTCATGCTCTCGAACTACCCGACAAAGCACTCGCGGGTCGGGAACGCTGTCGGGCTGGACACGCCCCGGAGCGCGGTTCTGCTCCTCGACGCCCTGCGCGGGGCCGGATACCGGGTGGACGACGCGCCCGACGACGGCGATGAACTCATCCACTCGCTTATCGCCGCCGGGGGCCACGACCTTGAGTTCCTGACCGAAGAGCAACTTCGCGGCGCGACCGGAAGGGTCGATCCCGAACGCTACGCCGGGTGGTTCTCCGGGCTGCCGGGGGATCTGCAGAGCAGCGTCAAGCGGCAGTGGGGCGAGCCGCCGGGCGAGTTGTATCTGGACGAGGACGAGCTTGTCGTGGCGGGGCTGCGCTTCGGGAACGTCTTTGTCGGGATACAGCCGCCGAGGGGTTTCGGGGAGAACCCCATCGCCATCTACCACGACCCGGAGCTGGCCCCGACGCACCACTACCTGGCGGCGTACTGGTGGTTGATAGAGGAGTTCGGGGCCGACGCGGTCGTTCACCTCGGGAAGCACGGAACGCTCGAATGGCTGCCGGGGAAATCGCTCGGGCTGTCGGCTTCGTGCGCGCCGGACGCCGCGATCCGGGACGTGCCGTTCTTCTACCCGTTTGTCGTCAACGACCCCGGCGAGGGAACTCAGGCCAAGCGTCGGGCGCACGCGACGGTCGTTGACCATCTCATCCCGCCGATGACCCGGGCCGAGACCTACAACGATCTCGCCCGCCTGGAGCAGCTCCTGGACGAGTACTACCAGGTCGAGACCCTCGACCCGTCGAAGCTCCCGGCAATAGAAAAACAGGTCTGGGAGTGCATGCAGGGGGCCGACCTCGACAAGGACCTCGGCGTGGATGAGAAACCGGAGGAGTTCGGGGACTTTATCGGCGAGGTGGACGGTTATCTGTGTGAGATCAAAGACCTCCCCATCCGGGGCGGCCTCCACGTTCTCGGCGAAGCCCCGTCCGGCGAGGCGTTCCGCCACCTGACCGCCGCCATCCTCCGCCTCGGCGCGGGCGATGTTCCCGGCCTGCGGCGCGCCGTGGCCGCCGCCTGTGGTCTCGACGAAAAGCGGCTGACCGAGGACGGCGGAGCACGAATGGAAGCCCCGCCGGAGCTCGCGAGACGCTTCGGAAGAGGCAAGGTGGCGGTGACCGCCTCGGACGTTCTGGACCTTCTGGAGCTGGCGCAGCAGGCTCTGCTCGCCGCCCTCGAAGAACGCGGCTGGGACGCAGGTTCCGCCGAATCCGTCTGCCGGGAGACGCTCGGTTTCACAGACGCGGGCGTCGTAGCGTCGCTCCGGTTCTGCGCTGAGGAGGTCGTGCCGAGGCTTCTTCGGACGCCGGACGAGATGGGGAACCTTCTCGGCGGGCTTGCGGGGGGATACGTTCCGGCGGGCCCGTCCGGCTCCCCGACGCGTGGCCTCGTGAACGTGCTGCCGACGGGCCGGAACTTCTACTCCGTGGACCCGAAGGCGCTGCCCTCGCGGCTTGCGTGGCCCGTCGGGCGGTCGCTGGCTGAGAACCTGCTCGCGCGCCACCTCGACGAGGAGGACCGGTACCCGGAGACCGTCGGCATCGTGGTCTGGGGGACGGCGGCGATGCGGACGCAGGGCGACGACATCGCGGAGGTGCTGGCCCTGCTCGGGGTGAGGCCTGTGTGGAACGAGGAGTCGCTGCGGGTAACCGGGCTGGAGGTTGTTTCGCTGGAGGAGCTTGGACGGCCCCGGATAGACGTTACCGTCAGGATCAGCGGCTTTTTCCGGGACGCTTTTCCGAACCTGATCTCCCTCATGGACGAAGCCTTCCGAACCGTCGCCGCCCTCGACGAACCGCCCGGGATGAACTTCGTAAAGAAACACGCCGAACAGGAGACCGCCGAAGGCGCGACCGACCGCGAAGCCACGACGCGCATCTTCGGCTCCAAGCCGGGGGCCTACGGCGCGGGGCTTCTGCCGCTTATAGACGCGAGAAACTGGCGCGACGACAACGATCTGGCCGAGGTCTACGCCGTCTGGGGCGGCTACGCCTACGGCAAGGGGCTCGAGGGGCGTGAAGCGAGAAAGGAGCTGGAGGCGAACTTGAGGCGCACCGAGGTCGCGGTCAAGAACATAGACAACCGCGAGCACGACCTCTTTGACTCCGACGACTACTTCCAGTATCACGGGGGTATGATCGCCGCCGTCCGCGCCCTCACCGGACGCAACCCGAAGTCCTACATCGGGGACTCCGCCGACCCGGCGAGCGTGAAGACCCGTGACCTGTCCGAGGAGGCCAGGCGGGTCTTCCGCTCGCGCGTTGCGAACCCGAAGTGGATCAAAGCGATGCAGAACCACGGTTACAAGGGGGCTTTCGAGCTTTCCGCGACGGTTGACTACCTCTTCGGCTACGATGCGACCGCGAACGTCGTGGAAGGTTGGATGTACCGCGATATAACCGAGAAATACGTTCTCGATGAGGAGGTTCGCGAGTTCATGCAGAGGTCAAACCCCTGGGCGTTGCGGGCGATAAGCGAGCGGCTGCTGGAGGCCGCCGAGCGCGGCCTCTGGCAGAACCCGGAGAACCTCGAGGCGCTGAAGGCGGTTTATCTGGAGAACGAAGGAGTACTGGAGGAGACCACGCAATGA
- a CDS encoding magnesium chelatase subunit D family protein: MSVGYPFSAIVGQDELKLALLLNAVSPEIGGVLVRGEKGTAKSTAVRALASLLPQIEAVAGCPYSCDPEDPNPECPAGPHLEGAPTENRPVRLVELPVGASSDRLTGTLDLEKALTKGERSFEPGLLAAAHRGILYVDEVNLLSDHLVDLLLDVAAMGVNRVEAEGVSVSHPARFLLVGTMNPEEGELRPQLLDRFGLSVEVSGTPEVEERAEVVRRRLRYEADREDFAAGWREADGEFSAKVMKAGRKLPNVSLAEERLMDVSAVCAALGVDGLRGDIVTAKAALALAAWEGRGAVERENVKRAALLALAHRRRRNPFDEPGVTPEEIESALPEEPPDHDPPSDPDRPDGEAEGEAPAPGEPDATVGGGERSFAPAPSGVDLSRFSGEVRGAGGPAGRRSRSVGERGVSVGSRPVKRGERDISVAATLRAAAPFQAGRGRAGAGPVLRASDLRSNVREGREGNLVVFCVDASGSMAARSRMSAVKGAVLELLSEAYRKRDRVSLISFRGAGAELLLPPTSSVELATRRLSELPTGGRTPIASGLEKALEVILREGRRDPSRAPLLVFLTDGRATDGRPTDDVAARFHRAGVTSVVVDTESGNVRLGLARGLAEALGGGYVRFDEVSADALVGTVGGARNTGRGAA, translated from the coding sequence GTGAGCGTCGGGTATCCTTTCTCCGCGATAGTCGGGCAGGACGAGCTGAAGCTCGCCCTTCTTCTGAACGCCGTATCGCCGGAGATCGGCGGGGTTCTCGTGCGTGGCGAGAAGGGCACGGCCAAGTCAACCGCGGTGCGCGCTCTGGCGAGCCTTCTTCCGCAGATAGAAGCCGTCGCGGGGTGCCCGTATTCCTGCGACCCGGAGGACCCGAACCCGGAATGCCCCGCAGGGCCGCATCTCGAAGGCGCGCCGACGGAGAACCGCCCGGTCCGGCTCGTAGAGCTTCCGGTCGGGGCGTCGTCTGACCGACTGACCGGGACGCTCGACCTTGAAAAAGCGCTTACGAAAGGCGAACGCAGCTTCGAGCCGGGGCTGCTCGCGGCGGCTCACCGGGGGATTCTCTACGTGGACGAGGTAAACCTTTTGTCCGATCACCTCGTGGACCTTCTGCTCGACGTGGCTGCGATGGGGGTGAACCGCGTCGAGGCCGAAGGGGTGAGCGTCTCGCACCCGGCGCGGTTCCTGCTCGTCGGGACGATGAACCCCGAGGAGGGCGAACTGAGGCCGCAGCTTCTAGACCGCTTCGGGCTCTCGGTGGAGGTCTCCGGGACGCCTGAAGTCGAAGAACGCGCCGAGGTCGTGCGGCGGCGGCTCCGCTACGAGGCCGACCGGGAAGACTTCGCCGCCGGGTGGCGCGAGGCCGACGGGGAGTTCTCCGCAAAGGTGATGAAGGCCGGACGGAAACTCCCGAACGTCTCGCTGGCCGAGGAGCGGCTGATGGACGTATCGGCGGTCTGCGCTGCGCTCGGGGTGGACGGGCTGCGCGGCGACATCGTAACCGCGAAGGCCGCGCTCGCGCTCGCCGCCTGGGAAGGACGAGGCGCGGTCGAGCGCGAGAACGTAAAGCGTGCAGCGCTTCTTGCCCTGGCGCATCGCAGGCGGCGAAATCCCTTTGACGAGCCGGGCGTAACGCCGGAAGAGATCGAGTCCGCCCTCCCCGAGGAGCCGCCGGATCATGATCCCCCGAGCGACCCCGACAGACCGGACGGCGAAGCCGAGGGCGAGGCTCCGGCCCCCGGCGAGCCGGACGCGACGGTGGGCGGCGGAGAGCGGAGCTTCGCCCCGGCGCCGTCCGGGGTGGACCTGTCCCGGTTCTCGGGGGAGGTGCGCGGCGCGGGTGGGCCGGCGGGGCGCAGAAGCCGGTCGGTCGGGGAGCGGGGCGTCTCCGTCGGGTCGCGGCCGGTGAAGCGGGGTGAGAGGGATATCTCCGTTGCGGCCACGCTCCGGGCGGCGGCCCCGTTTCAGGCCGGGCGGGGCCGGGCCGGGGCCGGGCCGGTGCTGCGGGCTTCGGATCTCCGGTCGAATGTTCGCGAGGGAAGGGAGGGAAACCTCGTTGTCTTCTGCGTAGACGCGAGCGGTTCGATGGCGGCGAGGTCGAGGATGAGCGCGGTCAAGGGCGCGGTGCTGGAGCTTCTCTCGGAGGCGTACCGCAAGCGCGACAGGGTCTCGCTGATCTCCTTCCGGGGGGCCGGGGCCGAGCTGCTTCTGCCCCCGACCTCGAGCGTGGAGCTTGCGACCCGCCGCCTTTCGGAGCTCCCGACGGGCGGCAGGACGCCCATCGCCTCCGGCCTCGAAAAGGCCCTGGAGGTTATCCTGCGTGAGGGTCGGCGGGACCCGTCGAGGGCGCCGCTTTTGGTTTTCCTGACCGACGGACGCGCCACCGACGGACGCCCGACGGACGACGTCGCGGCGAGGTTCCACCGGGCCGGGGTAACATCGGTCGTTGTGGACACGGAGTCAGGGAACGTGCGGCTCGGGCTGGCGCGGGGGCTTGCGGAGGCGCTGGGCGGCGGTTACGTGAGGTTCGATGAGGTTTCGGCCGACGCGCTGGTCGGGACGGTCGGAGGGGCGAGGAACACGGGAAGGGGTGCGGCGTGA
- the cobO gene encoding cob(I)yrinic acid a,c-diamide adenosyltransferase has product MSERPESGGLRQSREERLRKRSRRERPMLIVNTGKGKGKSTASFGVMLRGWARGYRIGVYQFVKSGKWNVGEQKAAEALGNIDWFKMGDGWTWTVKDLEVSEDLAREGWEEVKRRILDETYDMLLLDEFTYPLKWGWIDTEEVVEFLKNRPGFQHVIISGRDAPQKLVEAADLVSEIHKIKHPMDEGFKGQKGIEW; this is encoded by the coding sequence GTGAGCGAAAGACCGGAGAGCGGTGGTTTGCGGCAGTCAAGGGAGGAGCGCCTTAGAAAGCGTTCCCGGCGCGAGAGGCCGATGCTGATAGTGAACACCGGCAAGGGAAAGGGGAAGTCAACGGCCTCGTTCGGGGTGATGCTCCGGGGCTGGGCGCGGGGATACAGGATCGGGGTCTATCAGTTCGTAAAGAGCGGGAAGTGGAACGTCGGGGAACAGAAGGCCGCCGAGGCCCTCGGTAACATAGACTGGTTTAAGATGGGCGACGGCTGGACGTGGACAGTGAAGGACCTGGAAGTCTCCGAAGACCTTGCCCGCGAGGGCTGGGAGGAGGTCAAGCGACGCATTTTGGACGAGACGTACGACATGCTTCTTCTCGACGAGTTCACTTACCCGTTGAAGTGGGGCTGGATCGATACGGAGGAGGTCGTGGAGTTTCTAAAGAACCGGCCCGGCTTTCAGCACGTCATCATCTCCGGGCGGGACGCCCCACAGAAGCTTGTCGAGGCGGCGGATCTCGTCAGCGAGATCCACAAGATAAAGCACCCGATGGACGAGGGCTTCAAGGGCCAGAAGGGGATAGAGTGGTAG